One Deltaproteobacteria bacterium DNA segment encodes these proteins:
- a CDS encoding phage virion morphogenesis protein: MTPVMRKIAGIMADAVEQNFEKEGRHDHWLPLALSTIKQREKQGHWPGQMLQRTGSLASSVTTDFDANSASVGTNKAYAAIHQFGGLAGRNQSARIPAHPFLVLDNDDINEIIEAIEAALKVD; encoded by the coding sequence ATGACGCCGGTCATGCGCAAAATCGCCGGCATCATGGCTGATGCGGTGGAACAAAACTTTGAGAAGGAAGGCCGCCATGACCACTGGCTGCCTCTTGCACTCTCGACAATAAAACAGCGTGAGAAACAAGGGCACTGGCCCGGGCAAATGCTCCAGCGCACCGGCTCGCTTGCTTCATCTGTGACAACCGATTTCGATGCCAACAGCGCATCGGTTGGAACAAATAAAGCTTATGCCGCAATCCATCAATTCGGCGGACTTGCCGGCAGAAACCAGAGCGCCCGCATTCCCGCGCATCCCTTCCTCGTCCTGGATAATGACGATATAAATGAGATTATAGAGGCTATTGAAGCGGCGTTAAAAGTGGATTAG
- a CDS encoding PBECR2 nuclease fold domain-containing protein — MYAAPLTTALIQPAHQQSNDTPIQYIDKFLNIFGTKVGAPPVVFTDDANVPLVVSDALFTRDKSKPVQDQYKDYKVFQADREIYLPMLADTIKHPSEIWETFVQTQDGKWRLCRRYIGIYKDASGKIGGYAVFDNINGTWQGTTTFQPGNLDYLNKQRTGTLLFPKSIKK; from the coding sequence ATGTATGCCGCGCCGCTTACAACGGCCCTCATACAACCTGCTCATCAACAGAGTAACGATACGCCTATACAGTACATCGATAAATTTCTGAATATTTTTGGAACAAAAGTAGGTGCCCCACCGGTGGTTTTTACGGACGATGCAAACGTTCCACTTGTGGTTTCTGATGCTCTTTTTACAAGAGACAAAAGTAAGCCGGTCCAGGATCAATATAAAGATTATAAAGTCTTTCAGGCCGACCGGGAGATTTACCTCCCTATGCTTGCTGATACGATAAAACATCCTTCTGAAATCTGGGAGACCTTTGTACAAACGCAAGACGGTAAATGGCGGCTGTGCCGACGATATATCGGCATATATAAAGACGCCAGCGGGAAGATCGGCGGATATGCAGTCTTTGATAATATTAATGGTACATGGCAGGGAACAACTACTTTTCAGCCCGGGAATCTGGATTACCTGAACAAACAGCGCACTGGGACATTGTTGTTTCCAAAGAGTATAAAAAAATAA